One genomic segment of Methanorbis rubei includes these proteins:
- a CDS encoding ROK family protein → MSEDTHVAAVDLGATNIRAGIIRKDGTIVAFSVEGVPKNSCENGSFVTERIASMISSMVKETGITPDAVGISTAGPVDQKAGSVIQSPNMQCSEIFLREPLADLFEVPAVMLSDCKAGVLGEYFYGDAASAHTVVYLTFSTGIGCGVIANGSLLTGVDGNAGEVGHVLVDTSYHVRCGCGGFGHWEAYASGTGIPKFFRSWYEKKCEGRCVAKADLSTGQVLQSANLGSKMFLEFTEELAVVNGRGLSTVIAAYNPDLVILDGPVVRNYPSLVAGKMATQVEGYLRRPEIRLTKLEGRAPLIGAAAAAFRIGVL, encoded by the coding sequence ATGAGCGAAGACACGCATGTTGCGGCGGTTGATCTTGGCGCAACGAACATTCGTGCGGGAATTATTCGTAAAGACGGGACGATTGTTGCATTTTCCGTGGAAGGTGTTCCGAAAAATTCCTGTGAGAACGGCAGTTTCGTGACTGAGAGGATCGCATCCATGATCTCGTCCATGGTAAAAGAAACCGGCATCACTCCTGATGCGGTCGGCATCAGTACAGCAGGGCCGGTTGATCAGAAGGCAGGGTCGGTTATTCAGTCGCCAAATATGCAGTGTTCGGAAATTTTTCTCCGTGAACCGCTCGCTGATCTGTTCGAGGTTCCGGCAGTGATGCTCTCTGACTGTAAGGCAGGAGTTCTTGGCGAGTACTTTTACGGCGACGCCGCATCAGCTCACACCGTAGTTTACCTGACATTTTCAACCGGGATTGGCTGCGGCGTGATTGCAAACGGATCGCTTCTGACCGGGGTTGATGGAAATGCCGGAGAGGTTGGGCATGTTCTTGTTGATACGAGCTATCATGTCCGGTGCGGCTGCGGAGGTTTCGGCCACTGGGAGGCGTATGCGAGCGGGACCGGCATTCCGAAATTTTTCCGCTCATGGTACGAAAAAAAGTGCGAAGGCCGCTGCGTGGCAAAGGCAGATCTTTCGACCGGGCAGGTTTTACAGTCTGCAAATCTTGGAAGCAAGATGTTTCTTGAGTTCACCGAAGAGCTCGCGGTGGTGAACGGACGGGGACTCTCAACAGTGATTGCTGCATACAATCCTGATCTCGTGATCCTTGACGGTCCGGTTGTCAGAAATTATCCGTCCCTTGTTGCGGGAAAGATGGCAACGCAGGTTGAAGGGTATTTGCGGAGGCCTGAAATCAGGCTGACAAAACTTGAGGGGAGAGCCCCGTTGATAGGGGCGGCTGCGGCGGCGTTTCGGATCGGGGTTTTGTAA
- a CDS encoding energy-coupling factor transporter transmembrane component T produces MEDIMQYIPGNRFVHRLSPMTKIIFAVGMMFAAIFTTNLAILAGLIAVVLIIAAAGGLFKVLLRQVPLLFILGLALVVLTVLTNATGEVIVYLLPNNLLPITTGAILFAVQMALRFAVLIFAFQLLVISTQPRDLVNALYTLRIPGDYALMFLIAIRFIPTLQREGARINEAQLSRGYFPGGGIVGKLKQLGPVMLPLMLNSLAKADTLGLTIDMRGYRLASEYRRKLEYHLADAGVIILVIAVLAGVAAVTFF; encoded by the coding sequence ATGGAAGACATTATGCAGTATATCCCAGGCAACCGGTTTGTTCACCGCTTGTCGCCGATGACGAAGATTATCTTCGCGGTCGGCATGATGTTTGCCGCAATCTTCACCACGAACCTTGCGATCCTCGCAGGACTGATTGCAGTCGTGCTGATAATTGCCGCAGCCGGTGGTCTCTTCAAGGTTCTGCTTCGTCAGGTTCCGCTGCTGTTCATTCTCGGTCTCGCACTGGTCGTGCTGACGGTTCTCACGAACGCCACCGGGGAAGTCATCGTCTATCTGCTGCCGAACAATCTTCTGCCAATTACAACGGGAGCAATTTTGTTCGCGGTGCAGATGGCTCTGCGGTTCGCGGTGCTGATATTTGCCTTCCAGCTGCTGGTCATCTCGACACAACCGCGTGATCTGGTGAATGCCCTCTACACTCTGCGGATTCCGGGCGACTATGCACTGATGTTCCTGATTGCCATCCGGTTCATTCCGACGCTTCAGAGAGAAGGCGCAAGAATCAACGAGGCCCAGCTCTCCCGCGGCTACTTCCCTGGCGGAGGAATTGTCGGAAAACTCAAGCAGCTTGGACCCGTCATGCTTCCTTTGATGCTGAACTCGCTTGCAAAAGCTGACACCCTTGGATTAACGATCGATATGCGTGGTTACCGCCTGGCTTCTGAGTACCGGAGAAAACTGGAGTATCATCTCGCAGATGCAGGCGTGATCATTCTGGTGATCGCAGTCCTCGCGGGCGTTGCTGCGGTAACCTTCTTCTAA
- a CDS encoding winged helix-turn-helix transcriptional regulator, translated as MSTKQTAVLLILFLGIFAAVLIFVPSEIPQTPEEIVVPAPAEIPQQMIDTKTVIKSYGTTWNERGDRYDHDYDVYLMWEWFNNDTTFDVKVQNHYGNNSPIHVIFYGESIGFGVYPSTTVEEMDMIYEWLNESASEAGLWRIPAKFRYFGKLMIGPAPTVVRTPEYNTVIQTYGATWEEIWEREGKEYDYGRVWSWYYNNTNYQGEFWESVENYYGDVKKSPINRIEYGWTITVWTDPISLTEMDQVYEKINRSMAKEGLWGIPVQFKYGEKFIAGSENYTVYITGHLTSGLTLTAEKDSIVRTRPQQNHLKSFLLILLTAVVAVVGFFRILELPSDPESRPQRIAKFIEAHPGCSQKEIIDATGYSRGSVLYNLKLLKQKKIVQEDTYYGTIRYFSREANTSAMERMFHTILDQEKPARVLRAIAESPGISDAELAEKISVAKTTLAWHLGRFADAGIVMKTKEGSTLTPEALDVWQQLAEEPHH; from the coding sequence ATGTCAACGAAGCAGACGGCGGTTCTTCTGATACTATTCCTTGGAATTTTTGCTGCCGTTCTGATCTTTGTTCCGTCGGAAATTCCGCAGACTCCTGAGGAGATTGTCGTACCTGCTCCGGCAGAGATTCCACAGCAGATGATTGACACCAAAACCGTGATTAAATCCTACGGGACAACATGGAACGAGAGAGGGGACCGCTATGATCATGACTATGATGTGTACCTGATGTGGGAATGGTTCAATAATGATACGACATTTGACGTGAAAGTTCAGAACCATTACGGAAATAACAGCCCCATACATGTGATCTTTTACGGAGAGTCAATTGGGTTCGGAGTGTATCCGTCCACCACTGTAGAAGAGATGGACATGATCTACGAATGGCTGAATGAGTCAGCAAGTGAAGCAGGATTATGGCGTATTCCGGCAAAGTTCCGGTACTTCGGGAAACTCATGATCGGGCCTGCCCCGACAGTGGTGCGAACCCCTGAGTACAATACTGTTATCCAGACTTATGGGGCAACGTGGGAGGAGATATGGGAGCGGGAAGGAAAGGAGTATGATTACGGACGGGTCTGGAGCTGGTACTACAATAACACCAACTATCAGGGAGAGTTCTGGGAGAGTGTGGAAAACTATTATGGAGATGTCAAAAAAAGTCCGATAAACCGGATTGAGTACGGCTGGACGATTACCGTCTGGACTGATCCGATCTCGCTTACGGAGATGGATCAGGTCTATGAAAAAATAAATCGATCAATGGCCAAAGAAGGACTCTGGGGAATTCCTGTTCAGTTCAAGTACGGAGAAAAGTTCATTGCAGGTTCCGAGAACTACACTGTCTACATCACCGGTCATCTCACGTCAGGGTTGACGCTTACTGCGGAAAAAGATTCCATCGTCCGAACGCGGCCGCAGCAAAATCATCTCAAATCATTTCTTCTCATCCTCCTGACCGCTGTGGTTGCGGTGGTAGGATTTTTCCGGATTCTTGAACTCCCAAGCGACCCTGAGTCGCGGCCGCAGAGAATTGCAAAATTCATCGAAGCACATCCGGGCTGTTCGCAAAAAGAGATCATCGATGCCACCGGCTACTCGCGGGGCTCGGTTCTCTACAATCTCAAACTGCTAAAACAGAAAAAAATCGTGCAGGAGGACACATACTATGGAACCATTCGCTACTTTTCGCGGGAAGCGAACACGTCGGCGATGGAGAGAATGTTTCACACCATCCTTGATCAGGAAAAACCTGCACGCGTACTTCGTGCGATTGCAGAAAGTCCCGGGATCAGTGACGCCGAGCTCGCAGAAAAAATTAGCGTTGCCAAAACAACGCTTGCCTGGCATCTTGGCAGGTTTGCCGACGCAGGCATTGTCATGAAGACAAAGGAGGGAAGTACACTAACGCCAGAAGCTCTTGACGTCTGGCAGCAGCTGGCGGAAGAGCCGCATCACTGA
- the nadX gene encoding aspartate dehydrogenase, which yields MITVGLLGCGNIGRVIAAGQENFKITAVYDVVPARVEAFGKEFDAKPFSDFTAFLAEPTDIIVEAASVLAATEHAQEVLEAGKDIVIMSVGALADIEYRSRLIETARQLKRKIHIPSGAIMGLDNISIGQISRIDKFVLRTTKNPASLAREATERTQLFSGKAHDCVRQYPKNTNVAESLSIACGRDVDVELWMDPNEDRNMHEIFFEGEFGEAYIRVRNLPSPDNPATSYLAALSILTLLKNLDNPLVIGA from the coding sequence ATGATCACCGTTGGTCTGCTTGGATGCGGAAATATCGGCCGCGTTATCGCCGCAGGTCAGGAAAACTTCAAAATAACCGCCGTGTATGACGTAGTTCCGGCGCGGGTAGAGGCATTCGGTAAAGAGTTCGACGCAAAACCATTCTCAGACTTCACCGCCTTCCTTGCCGAACCAACCGATATCATCGTCGAAGCAGCGTCAGTTCTCGCCGCCACCGAACATGCGCAGGAGGTACTCGAGGCCGGAAAAGACATCGTCATCATGAGTGTCGGGGCACTTGCAGATATTGAGTACCGCTCCAGACTTATCGAGACCGCACGGCAGCTGAAGCGCAAGATCCATATCCCGTCCGGCGCCATCATGGGCCTTGACAACATCAGCATCGGCCAGATCAGCCGCATCGACAAATTTGTTCTGAGAACAACCAAGAACCCGGCATCCCTCGCCCGCGAAGCAACCGAGCGGACCCAGCTGTTCTCAGGAAAAGCTCATGACTGTGTCCGTCAGTATCCGAAGAACACCAACGTTGCCGAGTCGCTGTCGATCGCCTGCGGCCGCGACGTTGACGTCGAACTGTGGATGGACCCAAACGAAGACCGCAACATGCATGAAATATTCTTCGAAGGAGAGTTCGGCGAAGCATACATCAGAGTGAGAAACCTCCCTTCGCCCGACAACCCGGCAACCAGCTACCTTGCGGCCTTATCGATTCTCACACTCCTGAAAAATCTTGACAACCCTCTGGTGATAGGCGCATGA
- a CDS encoding class I adenylate-forming enzyme family protein: MMLNITTFLDANACRLAKPVFYCPERNTSYTSSEVLGISSEIARTLKSFGVAKGDRVLLYLNSSPEYLFSYLAVWRVGAVAVPTNRVYTATELSYMIKDAGANVFITDPEGTAIAKDLGVIVFVPENIEFYRTAPILLPEPTESDDLCQLQYTSGTTGKPKGAMLTHGNWLTAVHNECDVLTLKQDDVYLGIYPMGHVGLSWGVAAMRAGALYIMMERYDPDTYLSLCKIHHVTVLSGMPPVIHFLEGAPAGTEEMLATTREIISGGGPLHHETWKNFHYRYNIPVINAYGLSETVVIGTGTVIRPEDYASADRFQSVGHPVCFSEVKIVDEADASKVMPPETPGEIALRGPAVAKGYWGLPEETARAFLPDGWFLTGDIGYLDKDQRLCLTDRKKDMIVMSGWKIYPTEVEETLLQYQEVAEIAVFGIPHPHRGEVPAAAVVWRAGRDGSGNEAGLLAFAKEHLAGYKVPRKIYTVDALPRVNGWKLLRRELREKFS; the protein is encoded by the coding sequence ATGATGCTGAATATAACCACGTTCCTTGATGCCAATGCCTGCCGTCTTGCAAAGCCGGTGTTCTATTGTCCTGAGAGGAACACCTCCTACACCTCATCCGAAGTTCTTGGAATCAGTTCAGAGATTGCCCGCACCCTCAAATCCTTTGGCGTTGCCAAAGGTGACCGGGTACTTCTCTACCTGAACAGCAGCCCCGAATATCTGTTCTCGTACCTTGCCGTCTGGAGAGTTGGTGCGGTCGCTGTTCCGACAAACCGCGTCTACACCGCAACCGAACTCAGCTATATGATCAAAGATGCCGGGGCAAACGTCTTCATTACTGATCCCGAGGGCACCGCGATCGCAAAAGATCTGGGTGTGATTGTTTTCGTTCCGGAAAATATCGAGTTTTATCGGACTGCTCCCATACTTCTTCCCGAACCGACTGAGTCAGATGACCTCTGCCAGCTCCAGTACACTTCCGGCACAACCGGCAAACCAAAAGGTGCCATGCTCACCCACGGCAACTGGCTTACCGCAGTTCACAACGAATGCGATGTGCTCACCCTCAAGCAGGACGACGTGTATCTCGGCATCTACCCGATGGGTCACGTCGGTCTCTCATGGGGAGTTGCTGCAATGCGTGCGGGCGCACTCTACATCATGATGGAGAGGTATGACCCTGATACCTATCTTTCCCTCTGCAAAATACATCATGTCACCGTTCTCTCAGGCATGCCGCCGGTCATTCACTTTCTGGAAGGGGCGCCCGCAGGAACCGAAGAGATGCTTGCAACCACCCGCGAAATAATTTCAGGCGGAGGGCCTCTGCACCATGAAACCTGGAAAAATTTCCATTACCGGTACAACATTCCGGTCATCAACGCCTACGGCCTTTCAGAGACCGTCGTCATTGGTACCGGAACCGTGATCCGGCCGGAAGACTATGCTTCCGCCGACCGGTTCCAGAGTGTGGGGCATCCGGTCTGCTTCTCAGAAGTAAAAATTGTTGACGAAGCTGACGCGTCCAAAGTAATGCCTCCCGAAACCCCGGGCGAGATTGCGCTTCGGGGGCCCGCCGTTGCCAAAGGATACTGGGGACTGCCGGAAGAAACCGCACGGGCATTTCTTCCGGACGGATGGTTCCTCACCGGCGACATCGGCTACCTTGACAAAGACCAGAGGCTCTGCTTAACTGACCGCAAAAAGGACATGATCGTCATGTCAGGCTGGAAAATTTATCCGACCGAGGTCGAAGAGACCCTTCTTCAGTATCAGGAAGTTGCCGAGATTGCGGTCTTCGGTATCCCGCACCCGCATCGCGGTGAAGTTCCGGCAGCCGCTGTTGTTTGGCGGGCGGGCCGGGACGGCTCGGGCAATGAAGCCGGTCTCCTTGCATTTGCCAAGGAGCATCTGGCAGGGTACAAAGTTCCCAGAAAAATTTACACGGTGGACGCTCTTCCCCGCGTAAACGGATGGAAGCTCCTCAGACGCGAGCTTCGTGAAAAATTCTCATAA
- a CDS encoding DUF3566 domain-containing protein: METHEIKHVGVFSVAKFCAAISLIFSLISAAFSAIFLYFGINMVDAYTTTLTLSGGLATLAFTMLIIAVTGIIVGFISGAIAAFVYNIAAGIFGGIKVDLD, encoded by the coding sequence ATGGAAACCCACGAGATCAAACATGTCGGCGTATTTTCCGTCGCAAAATTTTGTGCCGCAATCAGCCTCATCTTTTCGCTGATCAGTGCAGCCTTCTCTGCCATCTTCCTCTACTTCGGCATCAACATGGTTGACGCATACACCACCACGCTCACTCTCTCAGGCGGCCTCGCCACGCTGGCCTTCACCATGCTCATTATTGCCGTCACCGGAATAATCGTCGGCTTCATCTCAGGTGCTATTGCCGCCTTCGTCTACAACATCGCCGCCGGAATTTTTGGCGGCATCAAAGTTGATCTCGACTAA
- a CDS encoding helix-turn-helix transcriptional regulator: MSIILRLDRVMADRKMSLNELSEKVGVTNVNLSKIKTGKISAIRFSTLEAICKALNCQPGDILEYQPDEESQ; encoded by the coding sequence ATGTCCATCATTTTAAGACTTGACCGCGTTATGGCCGACCGAAAGATGTCGTTGAACGAGCTTTCAGAAAAAGTCGGCGTGACCAATGTCAATCTTTCGAAGATCAAGACCGGAAAAATTAGTGCGATACGATTCTCGACGCTTGAGGCGATCTGCAAGGCGCTCAACTGCCAGCCGGGCGATATTCTTGAGTATCAGCCTGATGAAGAGAGTCAGTGA
- the nadA gene encoding quinolinate synthase NadA: MNYEQQIKKLAAEKNAVILAHNYQPPEIQDAADITGDSLELARLAKEAKESTLVLCGVYFMAETAKILSPEKTVLIPRPDAGCPLADQLTPEIVRAAKAAHPGSPFVVYVNSNAATKAECDITCTSANAAAVAASLPEKKILFGPDANLAAWVQAQLPDKEIIPVPPNGGCPTHHNFSVRDVEIARREYPDATIICHPECSREVQLASDMVGSTGYMIRNCGTEKEWVIFTEEGIAHPLRKKYPDTIFHVMASAVCPNMKLIDLSDLYVTLRDGVYPVQVSDHIAAKARTAIERMIEVSK; the protein is encoded by the coding sequence ATGAACTACGAACAGCAGATCAAAAAACTTGCCGCAGAAAAAAATGCGGTGATCCTTGCCCACAACTATCAGCCGCCTGAGATTCAGGATGCTGCCGACATCACGGGCGACTCACTCGAGCTTGCCCGGCTTGCCAAGGAAGCAAAGGAGTCAACACTTGTTCTCTGCGGCGTCTACTTCATGGCAGAGACGGCAAAAATTCTCTCGCCGGAAAAGACCGTCCTCATCCCGCGTCCTGACGCGGGATGCCCGCTGGCTGATCAGCTGACTCCGGAAATCGTGCGTGCGGCAAAGGCCGCTCATCCCGGCTCGCCGTTTGTGGTGTATGTGAACTCAAACGCAGCAACAAAAGCTGAATGTGACATCACCTGCACCTCAGCAAACGCGGCGGCTGTCGCAGCATCCCTGCCCGAGAAAAAAATTCTGTTCGGCCCTGATGCAAATCTTGCTGCGTGGGTGCAGGCCCAGCTGCCGGACAAAGAGATCATCCCGGTTCCACCGAACGGCGGCTGCCCGACGCATCACAACTTTTCGGTGCGGGATGTTGAGATCGCCCGCCGTGAGTATCCTGATGCAACGATCATCTGCCATCCAGAATGCAGCAGAGAGGTTCAGCTGGCAAGCGACATGGTTGGCTCGACCGGCTACATGATCCGCAACTGCGGAACAGAAAAGGAGTGGGTTATTTTCACTGAGGAAGGCATCGCTCACCCGTTACGGAAAAAATATCCTGACACAATTTTTCACGTGATGGCGTCTGCGGTCTGCCCGAACATGAAGCTGATTGATCTCTCTGATCTCTATGTGACGCTTCGCGACGGTGTGTATCCTGTGCAGGTGTCTGATCACATCGCCGCAAAGGCTCGGACCGCGATCGAGCGGATGATTGAGGTCTCGAAGTGA
- the nadC gene encoding carboxylating nicotinate-nucleotide diphosphorylase produces the protein MLPTDQLLSFFAEDVPFGDITTLALVEDKVVAARVEARSDMVLAGVEECVWLFEHFGVGATVHADDGEKISAGTKILSLAGSVHAILSLERTCLNLLGRMSGIATATAAAQMLVAAVNDHVKVAGTRKTAPGLRYFDKKAIRLGGGEPHRDSLSDAFLIKDTHRALLPVAEAVRRAKAYSVYHKVECEVENLIDAVAAAEAGADIIMFDNMTPSAVHGSIAALASRGFRERVVLEVSGGITAENVQKWAGVDVDVISMGSLTHSVKYADVSLEIE, from the coding sequence ATGCTGCCAACTGATCAACTTCTCTCTTTTTTTGCCGAGGATGTTCCCTTCGGAGATATCACGACACTTGCTCTTGTCGAGGACAAGGTTGTCGCGGCCCGCGTTGAGGCGCGGAGTGACATGGTTCTCGCAGGTGTTGAGGAGTGTGTCTGGCTCTTTGAACACTTCGGTGTCGGGGCAACGGTTCACGCTGATGACGGCGAAAAAATTTCTGCGGGAACAAAAATTCTCTCGCTCGCAGGATCGGTTCATGCGATTTTGTCGCTTGAGCGTACCTGTCTGAATCTTCTTGGAAGAATGAGCGGGATTGCGACCGCGACCGCTGCTGCGCAAATGCTTGTGGCCGCAGTGAATGATCATGTGAAGGTTGCGGGAACGAGAAAAACTGCTCCGGGCCTTCGTTACTTTGACAAGAAAGCGATTCGTCTCGGCGGCGGTGAGCCGCACCGCGACAGTTTATCGGATGCGTTTTTGATCAAGGATACCCACCGTGCACTCCTTCCGGTCGCCGAAGCCGTTCGCCGTGCGAAGGCGTACTCGGTCTACCACAAGGTGGAGTGCGAGGTGGAAAATCTGATCGATGCGGTCGCGGCAGCAGAAGCAGGCGCTGATATTATTATGTTTGATAACATGACGCCTTCTGCGGTGCATGGATCTATTGCCGCACTTGCTTCCCGGGGTTTCCGGGAGCGTGTGGTGCTTGAGGTCTCGGGAGGCATCACTGCGGAGAATGTGCAGAAGTGGGCGGGGGTTGATGTGGATGTTATCAGCATGGGCTCTCTTACGCACTCGGTGAAGTACGCCGACGTGAGTCTTGAGATCGAATAA
- a CDS encoding ABC transporter ATP-binding protein has protein sequence MKSRDIALVGILLAAGAIARYISLFVPGAIVANLTIAFYCLAIILVVPKFREALGIGLVAGIICAVFSHSIFPLGNLISEPIGAVVCLAVYKLIKDHTRLAPAIATAIATPASGFTFIGITCCVMLATAPDATVGTVLAFAIAMIPIVASAAVVNIIIAQIIAMPATAVMQKTRNVTASPHTTPAPTNAPIVLDHVGFTYQASDVPSLRDISLSFAKGEFVVVTGPSGAGKTTFARAVSGVLIHAYGGDLTGSIAIAGKYADEYEDVTALSKEVGMVFDDADAQLIFTTVEEEILTALETRGLSADEVAQKLDEIYKVTCTGHLKDRAPHALSGGQKQRVAMAAALSRETPILVLDEATSELDKNARRQVYTLLRSLTDRGHTIILVEHMTDETLDFATRMIRLDAGKIVYDGKPVADNLSFAKIPKTPAGTETVLAAESLTHRFGDVLALDNVSVTFAKGEIVAVLGENGSGKTTLVKHLNGLLRPDSGRVLLNGEDIIQKSVSEIAKTVGLVFQNPDTMLFENTCEKEILFGLKNVGNPDPAAALSALATVGLAGKAQVNPRHLSRGERQRLALACVLAMNQQIVIMDEPTTGLDMQESYEIMQVLTGMRNNGKTILMVTHNPPLAEMFADRIVEMEVGHVTKVRASANGGA, from the coding sequence ATGAAATCACGCGATATTGCACTGGTCGGCATACTGCTTGCTGCCGGTGCCATCGCCCGGTACATCTCCCTGTTTGTCCCGGGAGCAATCGTTGCAAACCTAACGATTGCCTTCTACTGTCTTGCGATCATCCTTGTAGTTCCGAAGTTTCGGGAAGCACTCGGCATCGGCCTTGTGGCCGGTATCATCTGTGCGGTCTTTTCGCACTCCATATTTCCTCTCGGAAACCTCATCTCCGAACCCATCGGTGCGGTCGTGTGTCTTGCGGTCTATAAACTAATCAAAGATCACACCAGACTTGCTCCGGCAATTGCGACCGCAATTGCAACACCTGCAAGCGGCTTTACCTTCATCGGCATCACCTGCTGCGTCATGCTGGCAACAGCTCCGGACGCAACTGTTGGAACCGTGCTTGCGTTTGCCATCGCCATGATCCCAATCGTTGCGAGCGCCGCAGTTGTCAACATAATCATTGCCCAGATAATCGCAATGCCGGCAACAGCCGTCATGCAAAAAACCCGCAATGTTACCGCCTCCCCGCACACAACGCCTGCCCCGACCAATGCTCCGATAGTTCTCGATCATGTCGGCTTCACCTATCAGGCATCAGACGTTCCTTCGCTTCGCGACATCTCCCTCTCCTTTGCGAAGGGTGAGTTCGTCGTGGTTACCGGCCCATCAGGTGCCGGCAAGACTACGTTCGCCCGTGCGGTCTCAGGAGTTCTCATCCATGCCTACGGCGGTGACCTTACCGGTTCAATTGCGATCGCCGGAAAGTACGCAGACGAGTACGAGGATGTGACAGCTCTCTCAAAAGAGGTCGGCATGGTCTTCGATGACGCTGACGCACAGCTGATCTTCACAACAGTCGAGGAAGAAATTCTCACCGCTCTTGAGACCCGCGGACTCTCCGCAGATGAGGTCGCACAAAAGCTGGATGAGATCTACAAAGTCACCTGCACCGGCCATCTCAAAGACCGGGCACCACACGCCCTCTCCGGCGGTCAGAAGCAGCGTGTCGCAATGGCTGCTGCTCTCTCCCGCGAAACCCCAATCCTCGTACTTGACGAGGCAACGTCTGAGCTCGACAAAAATGCACGCCGTCAGGTCTACACCCTCCTTCGGAGCCTGACCGACCGCGGCCACACGATCATTCTTGTCGAGCACATGACCGATGAGACGCTTGACTTTGCCACCAGAATGATCCGGCTTGATGCAGGAAAAATTGTCTACGATGGAAAGCCCGTAGCCGACAACCTCTCCTTCGCGAAAATTCCGAAGACCCCTGCCGGCACAGAAACCGTCCTTGCGGCAGAGTCCCTGACCCACCGCTTCGGTGACGTGCTTGCGCTTGACAACGTCTCTGTCACCTTTGCCAAAGGTGAGATTGTTGCAGTCCTTGGCGAGAACGGTTCAGGCAAGACGACTCTTGTCAAACACTTGAACGGACTTCTTCGTCCTGACTCAGGCAGAGTTCTTCTGAATGGCGAGGATATCATCCAGAAGTCCGTCTCCGAGATTGCAAAAACCGTCGGCCTTGTGTTCCAGAATCCTGACACTATGCTGTTTGAAAACACTTGCGAGAAAGAGATCCTCTTTGGTCTCAAAAATGTCGGCAACCCTGACCCTGCCGCAGCGCTTTCAGCACTCGCGACGGTCGGCCTCGCCGGAAAAGCGCAGGTCAACCCCCGCCACTTAAGCCGCGGCGAGCGGCAGAGACTCGCTCTTGCCTGTGTGCTTGCGATGAATCAACAGATCGTCATTATGGATGAGCCGACCACGGGTCTTGACATGCAGGAGTCATACGAGATTATGCAGGTCTTGACCGGCATGAGAAACAATGGCAAAACCATTCTGATGGTTACGCACAACCCCCCGCTTGCCGAGATGTTTGCCGACAGAATTGTTGAGATGGAAGTTGGGCATGTGACAAAAGTTCGTGCATCCGCAAATGGAGGTGCGTGA
- a CDS encoding zinc ribbon domain-containing protein, whose product MASYKQPCIHCGTLVDRDVRFCPSCGSQSPFGYQCPSCLLPIAKGQARCSGCGRPLYVICPHCGEQTFVQDTCERCRESMMVTCENKRCGVLQFFENTKCTACGKKIKPKLDKK is encoded by the coding sequence ATGGCAAGTTACAAACAACCCTGTATTCATTGTGGAACGCTGGTTGATCGGGACGTTCGATTTTGCCCGTCATGCGGGAGTCAAAGTCCATTCGGATATCAGTGTCCCTCATGTCTTCTGCCGATTGCAAAAGGCCAGGCACGATGTTCCGGATGCGGCAGGCCGCTCTATGTTATCTGCCCGCACTGCGGAGAACAGACCTTTGTACAGGATACATGCGAACGCTGCCGCGAGAGCATGATGGTGACGTGCGAGAACAAACGCTGTGGTGTTCTGCAGTTTTTTGAAAACACCAAATGTACCGCCTGCGGAAAAAAGATCAAACCAAAGCTTGACAAAAAATGA